In a genomic window of Octopus bimaculoides isolate UCB-OBI-ISO-001 chromosome 25, ASM119413v2, whole genome shotgun sequence:
- the LOC106882908 gene encoding 26S proteasome regulatory subunit 7 — translation MPDYLGNDQRKVKEEENDKEKSIQALDEGDIALLKTYGVGQYSKLIKACEDDVQSNLKKVNELTGIKESDTGLAPPAHWDLAADKQNLQNDQPLQVARCTKIINADTDDPKYIINVKQFAKFVVDLGDQVAPTDIEEGMRVGVDRNKYQIHIPLPPKIDPTVTMMQVEETPDVTYEDVGGCKEQIDKLREVVETPMLHPERFVDLGIEPPKGVLLFGPPGTGKTLCARAVANRTDACFIRVIGSELVQKYVGEGARMVRELFEMARNKKACIIFFDEIDAIGGARFDDGAGGDNEVQRTMLELINQLDGFDPRGNIKVLMATNRPDTLDPALMRPGRLDRKIEFGLPDHEGRTHIFKIHTKSMSVESKIRYELLARLCPNSTGAEIRSVCTEAGMFAIRTRRKVAIEKDFLEAVHKVIKGLAKFSATPRYMTYN, via the exons ATGCCAGACTATTTGGGAAACGACCAGAGGAAAGTAAAAGAGGAGGAGAACGACAAGGAGAAATCCATCCAAG CACTTGATGAAGGAGACATTGCCCTTTTGAAAACCTAC GGTGTGGGTCAGTACAGTAAACTAATCAAGGCTTGTGAAGATGATGTCCAGAGTAACTTAAAGAAAGTCAATGAACTCAcag gaATTAAAGAATCCGATACAGGGCTTGCCCCTCCAGCTCATTGGGATTTAGCAGCTGATAAGCAAAATCTACAAA ATGACCAGCCGTTGCAAGTGGCCCGCTGTACCAAAATAATTAATGCCGACACTGATGACCCGAAGTATATCATTAATGTGAAACAGTTTGCCAAATTTGTTGTAGATCTTGGAGATCAGGTTGCTCCAACCGATATTGAAGAAGGAATGAGAGTTGG AGTTGACAGGAACAAGTATCAGATTCACATTCCTCTGCCACCAAAAATTGATCCAACCGTTACTATGATGCAG GTTGAGGAGACACCTGATGTGACGTATGAGGATGTTGGTGGATGTAAGGAGCAAATTGACAAGCTTCGGGAAGTCGTTGAAACACCTATGTTACAT CCGGAAAGGTTTGTAGATCTGGGTATTGAGCCACCTAAAGGAGTATTGCTTTTCGGTCCTCCTGGCACTGGTAAGACCTTGTGTGCCCGAGCCGTCGCAAACCGAACTGACGCCTGTTTCATTCGAGTCATCGGATCAGAACTTGTACAGAAATATGTTGGTGAG GGAGCACGAATGGTTCGTGAACTTTTTGAAATGGCTCGAAACAAAAAGGCTTGCATCATTTTCTTTGATGAAATTGATGCTATTGGAG GGGCTCGATTTGATGATGGAGCTGGTGGAGATAATGAAGTACAGCGTACCATGCTGGAACTCATCAACCAGTTGGATGGTTTTGACCCCCGAGGTAATATTAAAGTATTGATGGCCACCAATAGACCAGATACCTTGGACCCAGCTCTCATGAGACCTGGACGGTTAGACAGGAAGATAGAATTTGGATTACCTGACCACGAA GGACGAActcacattttcaaaattcacACCAAATCAATGAGTGTTGAAAGCAAAATCCGTTATGAGTTATTGGCCAGGCTTTGTCCCAACAGCACCG GTGCTGAAATCCGTAGTGTTTGTACAGAAGCAGGCATGTTTGCCATTCGAACGCGGAGGAAAGTTGCAATAGAGAAAGATTTCTTGGAGGCAGTCCACAAAGTCATCAAAGGATTGGCTAAATTCAGTGCCACACCACGATACATGACTTACAATTAA